The sequence GAAAGGGAGTATCAATGAAGCGACTTTGGGCACCATGGCGTATCGTTTACATTGAAAGTGGAGACCTCGATAGCGATAAATGCTTCCTTTGCGAAGCCAAGGATAGAGCTGAAAAGGATGACGATAATCTTGTGCTTTACCGTGGTGAACACTGCTTTGTGATTATGAACAAATATCCGTATAATAACGGGCATCTTATGATTGCTCCTTACAGGCATATAGGTGAATTGGAAAAGTTAAGTGATGAGGAACTTCTTGAGATGATGCAGCTTGCGAGGTTGTCTGTTAGCGCGATAAAAAAGTCGATGGGGGCGCAGGGATTTAACATAGGATTCAATGTTGGTCGGGTTGCGGGTGCTGGAAGAGCGGACCACATCCATCTTCATATAGTTCCACGGTGGGGTGGCGACACAAACTTTATGCCCGTTCTTGCGGATGTCAAAGTGATTTCCGAGGAGTTGAAAAGGACTTACGAGAGGCTTTTACCTTATTTCAGGAAGGTGCTTGAATGAGAAAGTTGATTTTCACAGTAGCTTTATTTTTGGTCTTTTCGTCGCTGATTTCTGCACGCTGGTTGTCGTATCGCGACGATGGCACTGTGGACATTACTATAGTCGCCGTTGTGGAGCAAAAGCCGATTCTTTCGTCGGAACTTGACCAGGTCGTCATGTCATCGGGAATAACGCCTCCCGAAGATTCCGTGGAGTTTTTCAAACTTTATGC is a genomic window of bacterium containing:
- a CDS encoding HIT domain-containing protein, which translates into the protein MKRLWAPWRIVYIESGDLDSDKCFLCEAKDRAEKDDDNLVLYRGEHCFVIMNKYPYNNGHLMIAPYRHIGELEKLSDEELLEMMQLARLSVSAIKKSMGAQGFNIGFNVGRVAGAGRADHIHLHIVPRWGGDTNFMPVLADVKVISEELKRTYERLLPYFRKVLE